One window from the genome of candidate division KSB1 bacterium encodes:
- a CDS encoding FAD-dependent oxidoreductase gives YPYGWGVAPGEEPRPDLSEPKELIRRLKELSYPILNVTAGNPYYNPHVNRPYDFPAVGVGVPEEHPLEGVVRLIQLAAEIQKEFPDLAVVGSGFSWLRHYMPYVAAGVVAQGMATLVGQGRGAFAYPDSVRDLLEKGAMDPHKVCVTCSACSQIMRDGGRTGCVVRDSAIYGPEYREARRRARDTLLKEARRCRDCDSPMCQLACPAGVDIPGFIRAYERGDIAAAYRILMQRNLFPEMCALCCPVEVLCEGACVENSLNATPVSIALIQWDVARQARELGIQALQVPEKPSGKKVAVLGAGPAGLACAAQLLQFGHRVDLYEPQATIGGLPSFVIPETRIRKAEVAREIDHVLGAAQVLGRLNLRSGEGLGARRKLSWFLDRYDAVFVACGLQRSVVLPGVSARPIGVIKALDFLREMKENPRAVVPPRVAVLGGGNTAMDAAVVAAQRGATDVYLVYRRSFQELPAWPSERDKAIAAGVHFLILSQPVDYVSADGRLAGVRIVRTMLREPDASGRRRPVPIAGSDYVLAVEMAIEALGQRLDEETQAALEELELTPDGLVRVDEHFRTSREGVFAGGDAVNGGTTVVRAVSEGMRAAEAIHDYLSPKD, from the coding sequence TATCCCTACGGCTGGGGGGTCGCACCGGGTGAGGAGCCCAGGCCCGATCTGAGTGAACCTAAGGAACTGATCCGGAGGCTTAAGGAACTCAGTTACCCGATTCTCAATGTCACAGCGGGCAACCCATATTACAACCCACACGTGAATCGCCCTTACGACTTCCCGGCGGTGGGAGTTGGGGTGCCAGAAGAGCATCCACTGGAGGGCGTAGTTCGCCTGATCCAACTGGCGGCGGAAATCCAAAAAGAGTTTCCGGATCTGGCGGTTGTGGGTTCCGGATTCTCGTGGTTGCGCCACTACATGCCATACGTCGCGGCCGGGGTAGTGGCACAGGGTATGGCGACCCTCGTTGGGCAGGGAAGGGGCGCCTTTGCCTATCCCGACTCCGTCCGCGATCTTCTCGAGAAAGGCGCAATGGATCCCCACAAGGTGTGCGTCACCTGTTCGGCCTGCTCTCAGATCATGAGAGATGGCGGACGGACTGGATGTGTGGTGCGCGACAGTGCAATCTACGGGCCTGAGTATCGCGAGGCGCGCCGGCGTGCCAGAGACACCCTCCTCAAAGAAGCGCGGCGATGCCGCGACTGCGACTCACCGATGTGCCAGCTGGCCTGTCCTGCTGGAGTCGATATACCCGGTTTCATCCGGGCGTACGAGCGCGGGGATATCGCAGCTGCCTACCGGATCCTCATGCAGCGCAACCTGTTTCCCGAAATGTGCGCCCTATGCTGCCCTGTTGAGGTGCTGTGCGAGGGCGCGTGCGTGGAAAATAGCCTCAATGCCACTCCCGTGAGCATCGCCTTGATCCAATGGGACGTGGCCAGACAAGCCAGGGAGCTCGGGATTCAGGCGCTGCAAGTACCAGAAAAGCCGAGCGGAAAGAAAGTAGCTGTTCTCGGCGCTGGACCGGCCGGCCTGGCTTGCGCGGCCCAACTTCTTCAGTTCGGCCACCGAGTGGACCTATATGAACCGCAAGCCACCATCGGCGGCTTGCCATCCTTCGTGATCCCCGAAACGCGGATCCGCAAGGCCGAGGTCGCCCGGGAAATCGATCACGTTCTCGGCGCCGCGCAGGTCCTGGGTCGGCTGAACCTCCGGTCTGGCGAAGGCCTCGGCGCGAGGAGAAAGCTGAGCTGGTTTCTGGACCGGTACGATGCCGTTTTCGTCGCCTGCGGCCTACAAAGGTCAGTGGTGCTACCGGGGGTCTCAGCCCGGCCGATCGGGGTGATAAAGGCCCTGGATTTCTTGCGGGAGATGAAGGAAAATCCCAGAGCCGTGGTTCCGCCGAGGGTAGCTGTCCTTGGGGGAGGCAACACCGCCATGGACGCGGCGGTGGTTGCTGCGCAACGCGGGGCCACCGACGTCTATTTGGTGTATCGCCGCTCCTTTCAAGAATTACCTGCCTGGCCCTCCGAAAGGGACAAGGCCATCGCCGCCGGAGTACATTTCTTGATCCTGAGCCAGCCCGTAGATTACGTTTCAGCCGACGGTCGGCTGGCCGGGGTCCGAATTGTGCGCACGATGCTCCGTGAGCCCGACGCCTCCGGAAGGCGGCGACCCGTGCCGATCGCAGGGAGCGACTACGTCCTTGCCGTAGAGATGGCCATCGAAGCTCTGGGACAGCGTCTCGACGAGGAAACACAGGCAGCGCTGGAGGAGCTCGAACTGACACCCGATGGCCTTGTGCGGGTAGACGAGCACTTTCGTACGAGTAGGGAGGGGGTCTTCGCAGGGGGCGATGCGGTGAACGGTGGCACCACTGTGGTCCGCGCCGTGTCCGAGGGGATGCGGGCGGCAGAGGCAATCCACGACTATCTGTCACCCAAAGATTAA